In Methanotorris formicicus Mc-S-70, a single window of DNA contains:
- a CDS encoding XTP/dITP diphosphatase, producing the protein MKTIYFATGNPNKVKEANIILKNLEDIKIEQIKMPYPELQGTLEEVAEFGAKYVYEKIKKPVIVEDSGFFVEALNNFPGTYSKYVQETIGNEGILKLLEDKENRNAYFKTVIGYCDENGVKLFKGIVKGRVSDEIRSKGYGFAYDSIFIPEGEDRTFAEMTTEEKSEISHRKRAFEEFKKFLLDRI; encoded by the coding sequence ATGAAAACCATATACTTCGCAACTGGAAATCCAAATAAAGTTAAAGAGGCAAATATTATTTTGAAGAATTTAGAGGATATAAAAATTGAGCAAATAAAAATGCCCTATCCAGAACTTCAGGGGACTTTAGAGGAGGTTGCAGAATTTGGGGCAAAATATGTCTATGAAAAAATAAAAAAGCCCGTTATTGTTGAGGATAGTGGATTTTTTGTTGAGGCATTGAATAACTTCCCTGGAACTTATTCAAAATATGTTCAAGAGACAATAGGAAATGAAGGCATTTTAAAGTTGTTGGAGGATAAAGAAAATAGAAATGCCTACTTTAAGACAGTTATTGGATATTGCGATGAGAATGGAGTTAAATTATTTAAAGGGATTGTTAAAGGAAGAGTTTCAGATGAGATAAGAAGCAAAGGATATGGATTTGCCTATGACAGCATATTTATTCCAGAAGGTGAAGATAGGACTTTTGCAGAGATGACAACAGAAGAAAAAAGTGAAATATCTCACAGAAAGAGAGCATTTGAAGAATTTAAAAAGTTTCTATTGGATAGGATTTAA
- a CDS encoding manganese-dependent inorganic pyrophosphatase, producing the protein MLYVVGHKNPDTDSICSAIVLAHFLDAYPARQGNLNPETEFVLRKFGVMEPELITSAEGKEIVLVDHSEKSQSLDDLEKGKLVGVIDHHKIGTTTSEPILYYAKPVGSTATVIAELYFKNAMDLIGGKNKELTPDLAGLLLSAIISDTVLFKSPTTTDLDKEMAKKLAEIANIEDIDAFGMEILKAKSVVGKMKPEEIITMDYKDFEFNGKKVGIGQVEVIDVSEVEDKKEEIYKLLEEKLKNEGYDLILFLITDIMKEGSEALVVGNKEVFEKAFNVKVEGNSVFLEGVMSRKKQVVPPLEKAYNE; encoded by the coding sequence ATGCTCTATGTTGTAGGACACAAAAACCCAGATACTGATAGTATTTGCTCAGCAATAGTTTTGGCACATTTCTTAGATGCATATCCAGCAAGACAAGGGAACCTTAATCCAGAGACAGAATTTGTATTGAGGAAATTTGGAGTAATGGAGCCAGAACTCATTACATCTGCAGAGGGGAAGGAGATTGTATTAGTTGACCACTCAGAAAAATCCCAAAGTTTGGATGATTTAGAGAAGGGGAAATTGGTAGGGGTTATTGACCACCACAAGATAGGAACAACAACATCAGAGCCAATCTTATACTACGCAAAACCAGTTGGAAGCACAGCAACAGTGATAGCAGAACTCTACTTCAAAAATGCCATGGATTTAATTGGAGGAAAAAATAAAGAATTAACCCCAGATTTGGCAGGGCTTTTACTCTCTGCGATAATATCAGATACTGTATTGTTCAAATCACCAACAACAACTGACTTAGATAAAGAAATGGCAAAAAAATTGGCAGAGATTGCAAATATAGAAGATATTGATGCATTCGGAATGGAAATTTTAAAGGCAAAGTCAGTAGTAGGAAAAATGAAACCAGAAGAGATAATAACAATGGACTACAAGGACTTTGAGTTCAATGGCAAGAAAGTTGGAATTGGGCAAGTTGAGGTTATTGATGTAAGTGAGGTTGAGGATAAGAAAGAGGAGATATACAAGTTGTTGGAGGAGAAGTTGAAGAATGAAGGGTATGATTTAATTTTATTTCTAATTACCGACATCATGAAAGAGGGTAGTGAGGCATTGGTTGTGGGTAATAAGGAGGTATTTGAGAAGGCATTTAATGTTAAAGTTGAAGGAAATAGCGTGTTCTTAGAGGGAGTAATGTCAAGGAAGAAGCAGGTTGTTCCACCATTGGAGAAGGCATATAATGAGTAA
- a CDS encoding EMC6-like membrane protein, whose product MDLEGKVAVIHAIGGAVAGYLTNYVYTVGLGSLSGIVAFIFMIVALLITGHITAILFGRESMNQKQWFGSGVVPFFFVWAVFWVLKFNGVI is encoded by the coding sequence ATTGATTTGGAAGGAAAAGTTGCTGTAATCCATGCCATAGGTGGAGCAGTTGCAGGGTATTTGACCAACTACGTTTATACTGTAGGATTGGGCTCACTTAGTGGGATAGTTGCATTTATTTTTATGATTGTTGCCTTATTGATAACTGGGCATATAACTGCTATATTATTTGGTAGAGAAAGTATGAACCAAAAACAATGGTTTGGGAGTGGAGTAGTCCCATTTTTCTTTGTTTGGGCTGTATTTTGGGTGTTGAAGTTTAATGGGGTAATTTAA
- the hemL gene encoding glutamate-1-semialdehyde 2,1-aminomutase: MNRAKIRDFYNSSLCSELEKSKALFEEAQKYLVKGVNSPVRYFKPFPFFVEKAKDCYLFDVDGNKYIDYCLAYGPMVLGHANEAIINAVKEQLELGTAYGCPTEKEIILAKEVVDRIPCAEMVRFVNSGTEATMSAIRLARGVTGKKKVIKFDGAYHGAHDYVLVKSGSGALTHGTPNSPGIPEETTKNTILVPFNDEEAIEKSIKENKDEIACLMVEPVMGNVGCILPKEGYLEFLREITEENGILLIFDEVITGFRLARGGAQEYFDVVPDLATLGKILGGGFPIGAIVGKKEIMEMMSPSGPIYQAGTFNGNPISITAGIETLKQLDDRFYKETTKTAEKVANYLREVSEKYNIPAKVYNIASMFQIYFNDKEVLNYEIAKQSNTDLFMKYFWNLLENGVFIPPSQFECCFTSIKHDDEVIEKTINAIEEAFKNLE, translated from the coding sequence ATGAATAGAGCAAAAATCAGAGATTTTTACAACTCTTCGCTATGCTCCGAACTTGAAAAATCAAAGGCATTATTTGAAGAGGCACAAAAATATCTTGTTAAAGGAGTCAATAGCCCAGTGAGATACTTTAAGCCATTCCCATTCTTTGTTGAGAAGGCGAAAGATTGCTATTTGTTTGATGTTGATGGGAATAAATATATTGACTATTGCCTTGCTTATGGGCCGATGGTTTTGGGGCATGCAAATGAGGCAATAATAAATGCAGTTAAGGAACAACTTGAGTTGGGAACCGCCTACGGATGCCCAACAGAGAAAGAGATAATCTTAGCAAAAGAGGTTGTAGATAGGATTCCTTGTGCTGAGATGGTTAGGTTTGTTAACTCAGGAACAGAGGCAACAATGTCAGCGATAAGATTGGCAAGAGGTGTCACTGGAAAAAAGAAGGTTATTAAATTTGATGGTGCTTACCATGGGGCACATGACTATGTTTTGGTTAAAAGTGGAAGTGGGGCATTAACTCATGGAACTCCAAACTCTCCAGGGATTCCAGAGGAGACAACAAAAAACACAATCTTAGTGCCTTTCAATGATGAAGAGGCAATAGAAAAATCAATAAAAGAAAATAAGGATGAGATTGCATGTTTGATGGTTGAACCGGTTATGGGTAATGTTGGATGTATATTGCCAAAGGAAGGTTATTTGGAATTTTTGAGGGAAATAACTGAGGAAAATGGAATTTTATTGATATTTGATGAGGTAATAACGGGATTTAGGTTGGCAAGAGGTGGGGCTCAAGAGTATTTTGATGTAGTTCCAGATTTGGCAACACTTGGTAAGATATTGGGAGGGGGATTCCCAATTGGTGCAATTGTTGGTAAAAAGGAGATTATGGAGATGATGTCACCAAGTGGTCCGATATACCAAGCAGGAACATTCAATGGAAACCCAATATCAATAACCGCTGGAATTGAGACACTCAAACAGTTAGATGATAGATTCTACAAAGAAACAACAAAGACTGCTGAAAAAGTTGCAAATTATTTGAGGGAGGTTAGTGAGAAATACAACATCCCAGCAAAAGTTTATAACATCGCTTCAATGTTCCAAATTTACTTCAATGATAAAGAAGTTTTAAATTATGAGATAGCAAAGCAAAGTAATACAGATTTGTTTATGAAATACTTCTGGAACTTGTTGGAGAATGGTGTTTTTATTCCACCTTCACAGTTTGAGTGTTGCTTTACATCAATAAAGCATGATGATGAGGTTATAGAGAAAACAATAAATGCAATTGAAGAGGCATTTAAGAATTTAGAATAA